Proteins encoded by one window of Gemmatimonadota bacterium:
- a CDS encoding efflux RND transporter periplasmic adaptor subunit, translating to MSTRRQVFISLAVLAVAGAAVAGYTATTRGQEKSGAAAGHEHAAMAGASGDELQPVHLDPEAARRIGVTYAVAQRKPFRRTVATVGNVTYDETRLANLNPKIEGWVERLHIDFTGAPVRRGEPLMDIYSPMLVAAQEELILARRLADAAVDGSGGRAERNAQDLLESARRRFGYWDIPEDEVARIERSGAPRKTLTLRAPATGIVVEKNVVEGARIMPGMDVYKIADLSQVWIEGEVFEKDLSLVHLGQPARVTFDAYPGEVFEGRVTYVYPTVAVEARTGRIRVELPNPQLRFKPGMYAKLELAATRERDALMIPRSAVHFTGERALVFVRGRDGMLVPREVSTGLVAAEEIEVLAGLAEGDVVVSSANFLIDAEANMGRSMSSMPGMGTRAEPEAGTTEERAGPVRAPAAQREEERGGAPASPSKKPQEQVDHNAPTKH from the coding sequence ATGAGCACGCGGCGACAAGTCTTCATTTCCCTGGCGGTGCTGGCGGTGGCGGGGGCAGCGGTGGCCGGCTACACCGCCACCACCCGAGGCCAGGAGAAGTCCGGCGCCGCGGCCGGGCACGAGCACGCCGCCATGGCCGGCGCCTCGGGCGACGAGCTGCAGCCCGTGCACCTGGATCCCGAGGCCGCGCGGCGCATCGGCGTCACGTACGCGGTGGCCCAGCGCAAGCCGTTCCGCCGCACGGTCGCTACCGTGGGCAATGTGACGTACGACGAAACGAGGCTGGCGAATCTGAACCCCAAGATCGAGGGGTGGGTCGAGCGCCTGCACATCGACTTCACGGGTGCGCCGGTGCGCAGGGGCGAGCCACTGATGGACATTTACAGCCCCATGCTCGTAGCGGCACAGGAGGAGCTGATCCTCGCCCGGCGTCTCGCGGACGCGGCCGTGGACGGCAGCGGCGGCCGCGCCGAGCGCAACGCCCAGGACCTGCTCGAGTCCGCGCGGCGGCGGTTCGGCTATTGGGATATTCCCGAGGACGAGGTCGCACGCATCGAGCGGAGCGGCGCCCCTCGCAAGACGCTCACGCTGCGCGCGCCCGCCACCGGGATCGTGGTGGAAAAGAACGTGGTGGAAGGCGCGCGCATCATGCCGGGGATGGACGTCTACAAGATCGCCGACCTCTCGCAGGTGTGGATTGAGGGAGAAGTCTTCGAGAAGGACCTCTCCCTGGTGCACCTCGGCCAGCCCGCGCGCGTGACTTTCGACGCCTATCCCGGTGAGGTGTTCGAGGGGCGCGTCACCTACGTCTATCCCACCGTGGCCGTGGAAGCGCGCACCGGGCGCATCCGCGTCGAGCTGCCGAACCCGCAGCTCCGCTTCAAGCCGGGGATGTATGCCAAGCTCGAGCTGGCGGCCACGCGCGAGCGTGACGCGCTCATGATCCCGCGCTCCGCGGTGCACTTCACGGGGGAGCGCGCCCTCGTGTTCGTGCGCGGCCGCGACGGGATGCTGGTTCCGCGCGAGGTGAGCACGGGACTCGTCGCCGCTGAGGAGATCGAGGTACTGGCGGGGCTGGCGGAAGGCGACGTCGTCGTCAGCTCGGCGAACTTCCTCATCGACGCGGAGGCCAACATGGGCAGGTCCATGAGCTCGATGCCAGGGATGGGGACGAGGGCCGAGCCGGAGGCGGGAACGACGGAAGAGCGGGCCGGGCCGGTTCGCGCACCGGCGGCGCAGCGGGAGGAGGAACGCGGCGGGGCGCCGGCGTCGCCCAGCAAGAAGCCGCAGGAGCAGGTCGACCACAACGCTCCCACCAAGCATTGA